The genomic region TACCATCCTTGTCCACACACACCACGTGCGTACACCAGTCTGgtatttgatcttgataCCTCAACCCTATGATGACTGATGTACCTTTATCATATTTGGACAAGAATTTTGATATGATCGAACACGCAGATGGATCCAATCCCAAAAATGGATCGTCAATAATTGTTAAGTCAGGTTCCTTCAATAACGAGCGCGCAAGCCTAGTACGTCTCATTTGTCCATTACTCAACCCCATAGCCCACCTATCTTTGATGTCAATAAGTTttaactctttcaacaaatacGTTAATAGCTCTGGATCCACGTATCTGTTCGTAGTCTCAACCTCATAATTTACTGCACGAGATCCCATTGAATTATCAAGAATAAACTTCTCGCATGTCTGATCAAATTCGTCCTTGAAGAACTCATAACGGGCACTCAAATGGGCTGTAGGCATCACACCTTTAAATTTAACTTGTTCAATCCGTGGTAACCGACCCTTTACAACTTTCGCATAAGTAACTGCCGAAAAAGGATCACTTATGTACTTGTTAGacaaaatatcaatgaactTCTCCTTTGATGGACCCCAAATACACCACTTCTCACCTTCATTGATCTCAAACCGGATCTTGTTCGGAAATACATATGGAGAACCTTTCCTTAAggatgatttgaaaaaggcATCAGTGATCTTAACAACTTGCTTATTAAGTGTCATATCCGAAAGTGAGACGACTGTGGTTACAGTGAATGATTAACGGAAGAAATGCTGTAAAAGCTTGGTATGCTTTATATTTCCGTTGATGCAACTTTCTTTGTTATTGCGACAAACTCCATCAAGGAAAGATTTTTTATATGATAGAAAAACCTTAGACATGACtcatttcaacaatgaTTTAACGAAATGATTAGAGACGCAGGAATGGAGATTATAACGGTCTTGTTGCGTTATCAGAAAGGTTATGGAAACCGTGCTCTACTagaaattttgaaggatatttgaatgataaGACAGAAAGCCCGTGCTAAAGATAACATACAAGTTGAGGAGCAAGTGGTTTAGAAGTATTACTGTCAGTTCTGAATGATTTCTGAAAAAGCAGCGTATGCTTTGGCTACTCTTGGAACGGTATGTTGGTGTGTACAATTGATTCCACAAATTATTTACAACTATATCAGGAAAGACTGTACAGGGTTCCCCCCCTCAATGATGTTTCTTTGGGTGGTTTCTGGGGTACCGTTTGGAATCTACTTTCTAATAACAAGAGGTAATATAATTCTTCAGATCCAGCCGCATTTATTCATGTTTTTCTGCTCATTATCATGGGTTCAATCATTATATTATCCCCCTTACAGTCTCTCTGTGAAAAAGATCTTGCTTCGATGTATTTTACCCATGATATTATTCATTGTCAGCTTTGAGATAGGGTTTACTCTTTGGTTAAGACCGGTGTATGATCATGGTACTCATTGGCCAGCGCTAGTGATAGGAATCATTGCCACTATTTTGCTTGCAGCAGGATTGATCCCACCATATTTTGAGCTTGCGAAACGTCAGGGACGTGTCGTTGGCATAAATTTCATATTCTTGTTTGTTGACTCACTTGGTGCATGGTGTAGCATTGCCAGTGTTATTGTAGGGAACATGGATATCATGGGAATTGTATTGTATGCTGTCGTCGCAGCGTTAGAGCTCGGGATATTCGCTTCCCATTTCATATGGTGCTGCAGATTTAAATGGTTTGGCAATGGTACTGGTGAATtcgatgatgacgatgtCGGTAGCACAAGCAGTTCCGTAGGTATAGAAATAAACGGAATCGATGGCGACTCTGCTGAAGACGGGATCTTTGCAGGTCCTTATATTAATAACGAGCAGgataaagatgatattGGTAGTAATAATACAAAATCTatgaaagaacaaagatcATGATAGTTGATAGGACGAGGATGATCTGGGAAATAAAGAATATACGACATGCAGCGCATACCGTCACTGTTTCAACATGGGTCGAGCCATATTGCACGTTTCTCGCAGTTGCTCCACTAAGGATTCATCCAACTGAGTCATCTCTTTTAGTATTTCATCCACTTTAATCAAATCGTAATAATTATCGTATATAGTATTCTTAATGGCATTGTCTGCTTCAGTTTCCTCTGCCAAGAGCAGATTTTGAACTTGCAATAACTGCTTCAAAGACTTCTTTGTTACATCTATATCACCCTTTTCCAGTTCTAACCGGATCTCTTGCTCTGTATCTTGAGGTGATTTGCAGTTTTCAATGGGTGTAGAAGCAACGACATTGCCAAGATTAGCGCTGGTCACGCCAGAATCAATGTCAGCACCTGATGCTGGTATCGACCCCGTTGTTACTCCAGGTAAAACTGACGGCGATGGCGACTTCGTATCAGCCTTATCCGATTCAGCAGTTGTTTCTCCAGGCTTATTATCCTTTTGTAGTCGATAATACTCTTTCAATAGCCTTCTCTTCTCATTATCTACCCGTTTCAACGATTTTTTATGCGTAATTTGTTCTGCCATGGTCCCAAGAAACACAAACTCTCTTGAATATTACTGAACAGGCTGTAGGCTTGGGGTCCTGTATCGTCTAGACATTCAATTACCCGTTAAGGCTACCTTCAAAATGGTTAGTCCAAAGGTAATTAATGTCAAGCTGAAATGTCTAAAGTATGATGAACGCactcaaaaaaaaaaaaagcagGTCACATGACtacatcacgtgaccttTATCTTTCCCGTTTCTTTAAAGGGTTTAGCTTCTAGACAGGTTCCATCAAACGTATTTATATACACATTTATGTACATCCCGCAACGTTTGCAGAGAAAATGTCAAACAGATCAACGAAACACCCTCAGATACAGGAGAAGCGATTGGATGACCAAATAGTGGATCTGATACTTAAATAACTCTTCTGTTTTTGGTCTGAGATTGTGAATTTTGGCGCAACAGACCGGGGATGAGGTTTAGATCCCGACATCAAGTGGATAAACCGAACGTTATAGTGACACAAAGCAATAGAAAGAATGAGGATCGATTGGGTGAAGATGCTTCCCTGAAAGCTGCTCAGGCaatgttcaagaaacatACTGTGAGCCAAGGGTTTGCAGTATCGGATGCACCAGGGACAAAACTATCTTTACCCAATTCAGGGCATGGTACGCCGGCACATAACGTCCAGGCTATGGCAAGgtcctcttcttcatcctctgCAACTTCTACTCCGATAAACATTATTAGAAGAAGTCCGAGATCTAGTTTAAAGGGCAAACCGATGGGCGGATTATCTGTTTCCCCACGGACTGTCGAAGGTAATGCAGCGTTATCGCAGCAAGCTGCGGCTGTAGCATTGG from Kluyveromyces lactis strain NRRL Y-1140 chromosome D complete sequence harbors:
- the VPS51 gene encoding Vps51p (similar to uniprot|P36116 Saccharomyces cerevisiae YKR020W (VPS51)), translating into MAEQITHKKSLKRVDNEKRRLLKEYYRLQKDNKPGETTAESDKADTKSPSPSVLPGVTTGSIPASGADIDSGVTSANLGNVVASTPIENCKSPQDTEQEIRLELEKGDIDVTKKSLKQLLQVQNLLLAEETEADNAIKNTIYDNYYDLIKVDEILKEMTQLDESLVEQLRETCNMARPMLKQ
- the ILT1 gene encoding Ilt1p (similar to uniprot|Q03193 Saccharomyces cerevisiae YDR090C Hypothetical ORF): MISEKAAYALATLGTVCWCVQLIPQIIYNYIRKDCTGFPPSMMFLWVVSGVPFGIYFLITRGNIILQIQPHLFMFFCSLSWVQSLYYPPYSLSVKKILLRCILPMILFIVSFEIGFTLWLRPVYDHGTHWPALVIGIIATILLAAGLIPPYFELAKRQGRVVGINFIFLFVDSLGAWCSIASVIVGNMDIMGIVLYAVVAALELGIFASHFIWCCRFKWFGNGTGEFDDDDVGSTSSSVGIEINGIDGDSAEDGIFAGPYINNEQDKDDIGSNNTKSMKEQRS